From one Alicyclobacillus acidocaldarius subsp. acidocaldarius Tc-4-1 genomic stretch:
- a CDS encoding 4a-hydroxytetrahydrobiopterin dehydratase, translating to MKLSDDEIEQRLAELPGWQREDQFIRKRFGFASFPDAIAFVNRVAEIAERRNHHPFISIDYKYVTLRFTTWHAGGLTSEDFDEAKEIESLYASNEAT from the coding sequence GTGAAGTTGTCGGATGATGAGATAGAGCAGAGACTGGCGGAATTGCCGGGGTGGCAGCGCGAAGACCAGTTCATCCGCAAGCGGTTCGGGTTTGCGTCCTTTCCAGACGCCATCGCATTCGTCAATCGCGTGGCGGAGATCGCAGAGCGCAGAAACCACCATCCGTTCATTTCGATTGACTACAAGTACGTGACACTGCGTTTCACGACGTGGCACGCCGGCGGGCTGACCTCTGAGGATTTCGATGAGGCCAAGGAGATTGAAAGCCTCTACGCCTCGAATGAGGCGACGTGA
- a CDS encoding NUDIX domain-containing protein, producing the protein MKRHLWTILSERIAYQNPWIRVIEYDVLRPDGQPGLYGVMDAGHNAGVVAVDEQARVALLHEFVFPVDRFLWQIPSGQFRDEGPEAAAARELREETGIVARTWTPLGVAHLSAGISTQETHLFLAKDLSIGEADREPTETMTMVWIPLEYAVHMCLRGEITDAVSVIGLLKAFLWTEKDWLERG; encoded by the coding sequence TTGAAGCGACACCTGTGGACCATCCTTTCGGAGCGCATTGCGTATCAAAATCCCTGGATCCGGGTGATCGAGTACGACGTGCTTCGGCCCGACGGGCAGCCTGGCCTGTATGGCGTGATGGACGCTGGGCACAACGCGGGCGTTGTGGCGGTGGATGAGCAGGCCCGCGTCGCACTGCTCCATGAATTCGTTTTTCCGGTTGACAGGTTTCTGTGGCAGATTCCGAGCGGCCAGTTTCGCGATGAAGGTCCGGAGGCCGCCGCGGCTCGGGAACTTCGCGAAGAAACCGGCATCGTCGCACGTACGTGGACGCCGCTCGGGGTCGCTCACCTGAGTGCAGGCATCTCGACACAGGAGACCCATTTGTTTCTCGCCAAAGATTTGTCCATCGGAGAAGCGGATCGCGAGCCAACGGAGACAATGACCATGGTATGGATCCCATTGGAATATGCCGTCCACATGTGCCTGCGCGGTGAAATCACGGATGCCGTGAGTGTGATAGGGCTGCTGAAAGCGTTCCTGTGGACGGAGAAGGATTGGCTGGAACGGGGGTGA